From one Flavobacteriales bacterium genomic stretch:
- the nadE gene encoding NAD(+) synthase: protein MNTRRVIDHITEWLRSYCERHGQQGFVVGVSGGIDSAVTSALCARTGLATLCVEMPIHQASTQVARAQEHISWLMQRHTNARMEVVQLTPVFDQMMAALPAVEDKAAMELALANTRARLRMATLYYFAGLLRCVVAGTGNKVEDFGIGFFTKYGDGGVDLSPIADLTKTEVYAIARDLGIIDSIMQAKPTDGLWGDDRSDEDQIGASYPELEWAMDIREKGIDPAKLDLSARQQEVLAIFDRRKAANRHKMESIPVCVIPAGIKG, encoded by the coding sequence ATGAACACGCGGCGAGTCATCGACCATATCACGGAGTGGCTCCGCTCCTATTGCGAGCGCCATGGGCAGCAGGGCTTCGTGGTGGGCGTGAGCGGCGGCATTGATAGCGCCGTGACCAGCGCGCTCTGCGCCCGGACCGGATTGGCCACGTTGTGCGTGGAGATGCCCATCCATCAAGCGTCGACGCAAGTGGCGCGCGCGCAGGAGCACATTTCGTGGCTCATGCAGCGGCATACGAATGCGCGCATGGAAGTGGTGCAGCTCACACCCGTGTTCGACCAAATGATGGCCGCGCTGCCCGCTGTCGAGGACAAGGCTGCCATGGAGCTCGCGCTCGCGAACACGCGCGCCCGATTGCGCATGGCCACGCTCTACTACTTCGCAGGACTGCTCCGCTGCGTGGTGGCCGGCACGGGCAACAAGGTGGAGGACTTCGGCATCGGCTTCTTCACCAAGTACGGCGATGGCGGCGTGGACCTCTCGCCCATTGCCGACCTCACCAAGACCGAGGTGTACGCCATTGCCCGCGATCTGGGCATCATCGACTCGATCATGCAAGCCAAGCCAACGGACGGCCTCTGGGGCGATGACCGCAGCGACGAGGACCAGATCGGCGCGAGCTACCCCGAGCTGGAATGGGCGATGGACATCCGTGAGAAAGGCATTGACCCGGCCAAGCTTGATCTCAGCGCCCGGCAACAAGAGGTCCTCGCCATCTTCGACCGGCGCAAGGCCGCCAACCGCCATAAGATGGAGTCGATCCCGGTGTGCGTGATTCCTGCTGGGATCAAAGGCTGA
- a CDS encoding outer membrane beta-barrel protein has translation MNKPIALLAFILSAATLTAQDDVGVRFGLKLSPNMAFVQPETKSLKSNGTGLGYTFGLMLELPIGNSGNYRFATGLNLNNMKTKWKTDFAYYDALNEPQKTRELETDVALQYVELPLTIKLMTNEIGYMRYFAVVGAGNAFNVKAKADQVVPVYNAVAPTIVDKFEEQENENVQDDIALYKASLIVGAGAEYNFSGSTSVMFGITYNNGFTNILDIDGAKAKAHYVELSLGVFF, from the coding sequence ATGAACAAGCCCATCGCTCTTCTCGCTTTCATTCTCTCCGCTGCAACGCTCACCGCACAGGATGATGTGGGCGTGCGCTTCGGATTGAAGCTGAGCCCGAACATGGCCTTCGTGCAGCCCGAGACTAAATCCTTGAAGAGCAACGGCACCGGGCTGGGATACACCTTCGGGCTGATGCTGGAACTGCCCATCGGCAACAGCGGCAACTATCGTTTCGCCACCGGCTTGAACCTGAACAACATGAAGACGAAGTGGAAGACCGACTTCGCCTACTACGATGCCTTGAACGAGCCGCAGAAGACCCGGGAATTGGAGACGGATGTGGCCCTGCAGTACGTGGAGCTACCGCTTACCATCAAGCTCATGACCAACGAGATCGGCTACATGCGCTACTTCGCCGTGGTGGGAGCCGGCAACGCATTCAACGTGAAGGCCAAGGCCGACCAGGTGGTACCGGTGTACAACGCCGTTGCGCCCACCATCGTGGATAAATTCGAGGAACAAGAGAACGAGAACGTGCAGGACGACATCGCGCTCTACAAGGCCTCACTGATCGTAGGCGCCGGCGCGGAGTACAACTTCAGCGGGAGCACTAGCGTGATGTTCGGCATCACTTACAACAATGGCTTCACCAACATCCTCGACATCGATGGCGCCAAGGCCAAGGCCCATTATGTGGAGCTGAGCCTCGGCGTGTTCTTCTGA
- the gldC gene encoding gliding motility protein GldC produces MKTSDINVSVQLDDNHVPERIEWKAEDNGSTAVSKAMLLAFWDEQENNTLRIDLWTKEMTVEEMKAFFHQNLLTLSDTFERATGEGRMAAQMRDFAAYFAEHMLGVKGSPGTGPAN; encoded by the coding sequence ATGAAGACCTCCGACATCAACGTCTCCGTTCAGCTCGATGACAACCATGTTCCGGAGCGCATTGAATGGAAGGCCGAGGACAATGGGAGCACGGCTGTGAGCAAGGCCATGCTGCTCGCATTCTGGGACGAGCAGGAGAATAACACCTTGCGCATCGATCTCTGGACGAAGGAGATGACCGTGGAGGAGATGAAGGCCTTCTTCCATCAGAACCTGCTCACGCTGTCCGACACCTTCGAGCGTGCTACGGGCGAAGGTCGGATGGCCGCGCAGATGCGCGACTTCGCGGCCTACTTCGCGGAGCACATGCTGGGGGTGAAGGGCTCACCGGGCACGGGGCCTGCGAATTGA
- a CDS encoding TonB-dependent receptor — protein MGITHLHAQAVRGEVMDAESLIGLPGATVVVVGSDPIIGTVTDQDGRFTLSGAPWGRIALHVRMVGYEDQVLSGLVLTSAKDLAISVRLQGALTELGEVEIVGDAAPGEVRNEMALLSARQFSVEETDRYAGSRGDPGRMASNFAGVQGADDSRNDIVIRGNSPMGVLWRFEGVNIPNPNHFAIPGTGGGPVTILNNKYLANSDFFTGAFPAEFGNATAGVFDLRMRNGNADKHEFTAQLGFLGTELMAEGPLSKKHRSSYLVSYRYSTLRLFGFMGIRIGTDAIPQYQDAAFRLHFPGKNGSVSLWGIGGSSRIDIVISDQAKPDTATLIYGENDRDQYFRSRMGTVGATATRTLNEKTYVKATLALSGQGINSDHRYVYRRVVDGRFVVDSLPPLLRYRFEESKVMLYVFANRKLGLRTSLRVGVNTEQQWGAYLDSARAIIPATVDGDPNALGTWRVRWDAGVSATQLQPYAQVRHRFNEQWTATLGITSLYNSINANSFSPIEPRFGISYAPDTRQRISAGYGLHSQMQPGYLLFYGATTYGHDPQEQNTGIGLTRTHHGVVGYERRLGQRVRMKLEAYYQWLFDVPVSVAPSSFSFVNTGAGFERFFPDSLHNKGNGYNQGIELTLEHAFTKGWYGLFTASLFDARYRGSDGVWRNTSFNGRNAFNLVLAREFTTAKKSVISIGTKFTYAGGRWYGPVNREASNAAQEVVFIDSLVNTRQFRPYFRADLKLGYRWNRPKVMHELGLDLVNVTGQQNILTLTYAPDHPSGDPIREEYQLGFLPLFYYKVEF, from the coding sequence ATGGGCATCACGCATCTGCATGCACAAGCCGTTCGCGGCGAGGTGATGGATGCTGAGAGCCTGATCGGGCTTCCGGGCGCAACAGTGGTGGTGGTGGGCAGCGATCCGATCATCGGCACCGTGACGGATCAGGACGGGCGCTTCACGTTGAGCGGCGCGCCATGGGGTCGCATCGCGCTGCATGTGCGCATGGTGGGCTACGAGGACCAGGTCCTCAGCGGCCTCGTGCTCACCAGCGCGAAGGACCTGGCGATCTCCGTGCGGTTGCAGGGCGCGCTCACTGAATTGGGCGAAGTGGAAATCGTGGGCGATGCCGCGCCGGGCGAGGTGCGGAATGAGATGGCCCTGCTGAGCGCGCGACAATTCAGCGTGGAAGAGACGGACCGCTATGCCGGAAGCCGCGGCGATCCCGGCCGCATGGCCAGCAACTTCGCCGGGGTGCAAGGCGCTGACGACAGCCGCAACGACATCGTGATCCGCGGGAACAGCCCCATGGGCGTGCTCTGGCGCTTCGAGGGCGTGAACATCCCCAATCCGAACCACTTCGCCATACCCGGCACCGGCGGTGGGCCCGTCACCATCCTCAACAACAAGTACCTCGCGAACTCCGACTTCTTCACCGGCGCCTTCCCCGCTGAATTCGGGAACGCCACTGCTGGAGTGTTCGACCTGCGCATGCGCAATGGCAACGCCGACAAGCACGAGTTCACCGCGCAGCTCGGCTTCCTCGGCACCGAGTTGATGGCCGAAGGGCCGTTGAGCAAGAAGCACCGCTCGAGCTATTTGGTGAGCTATCGCTACAGCACCTTGAGGCTCTTCGGGTTCATGGGCATCCGCATCGGCACCGATGCCATCCCGCAATACCAGGATGCGGCCTTCCGCTTGCACTTCCCGGGCAAGAATGGCTCGGTATCGCTCTGGGGCATCGGCGGCAGCAGCAGGATCGACATCGTGATCAGTGATCAGGCGAAGCCCGACACCGCCACCCTGATCTACGGCGAAAACGACCGCGACCAGTACTTCCGCTCGCGCATGGGCACCGTGGGCGCCACCGCCACGCGCACCCTGAATGAAAAGACCTACGTGAAGGCCACGCTTGCGCTCAGCGGCCAGGGCATCAACTCGGATCACCGCTACGTGTACCGCCGCGTGGTGGACGGACGCTTCGTGGTGGACAGCCTGCCACCTCTGCTGCGTTACCGATTCGAGGAGAGCAAGGTGATGCTGTACGTCTTCGCCAACCGGAAACTTGGCCTCCGCACCAGCTTGCGCGTTGGAGTGAACACGGAGCAGCAATGGGGCGCCTACCTCGATAGCGCGCGAGCGATCATCCCGGCGACGGTGGATGGAGACCCGAACGCATTGGGAACCTGGCGCGTGCGGTGGGATGCGGGCGTGAGCGCCACGCAACTGCAGCCCTATGCCCAGGTGCGCCACCGCTTCAACGAACAGTGGACTGCCACGCTGGGCATCACCTCGCTCTACAACTCGATCAACGCGAACAGCTTCTCGCCCATCGAGCCGCGCTTCGGCATCTCTTACGCGCCCGACACGCGGCAACGGATCTCCGCCGGCTATGGACTGCACTCCCAGATGCAGCCCGGCTACCTGCTCTTCTACGGCGCCACCACCTACGGCCACGATCCGCAGGAGCAGAACACGGGCATCGGCCTCACGCGCACGCATCATGGCGTAGTGGGCTACGAACGGCGATTGGGGCAGCGCGTGCGCATGAAACTTGAAGCTTACTACCAGTGGCTCTTCGACGTGCCGGTGAGCGTGGCGCCCTCCTCCTTCTCCTTCGTGAACACCGGCGCGGGCTTCGAGCGCTTCTTCCCGGACAGCCTCCACAACAAAGGCAACGGTTACAACCAAGGGATCGAGCTCACGCTGGAGCACGCCTTCACCAAGGGCTGGTACGGCCTCTTCACCGCATCGCTCTTCGACGCGCGTTACCGCGGCAGCGATGGCGTCTGGCGCAACACGTCCTTCAATGGCCGCAATGCATTCAACCTGGTGCTGGCGCGCGAGTTCACCACCGCGAAGAAGTCGGTGATCAGCATCGGCACCAAGTTCACCTACGCGGGCGGCCGCTGGTACGGACCGGTTAACCGGGAAGCGAGTAATGCCGCGCAGGAGGTGGTCTTCATTGACAGCCTGGTGAACACGCGGCAGTTCCGCCCCTACTTCCGCGCCGACCTCAAACTGGGCTACCGCTGGAACAGGCCGAAGGTGATGCATGAACTGGGCCTCGACCTGGTGAACGTGACCGGCCAGCAGAACATCCTCACGCTCACGTATGCGCCCGATCATCCGAGCGGCGATCCCATCCGTGAGGAGTACCAACTGGGCTTTTTGCCGCTGTTCTACTACAAGGTGGAGTTCTGA